The Malus domestica chromosome 10, GDT2T_hap1 nucleotide sequence TAGTACAGTTTCAGTATAGCCTATCGTAGAAAGAAAAACATTTTCGTGCGCTGACCTTTACAGTTAGAAAGGTGAGGTTATTCTCGTAACCCTGTGTGTACCTGCGGCCATTTACATTCGATTATTCACTACACCAGTACCATATTTCACAATGTTTGATGTCGGAAATATGTAATAGTATTTACCCAGCAACTTGTCCGTTCGAAGTCCATGGCCTCCATTCATCCACAATCTTATAACCAAGTGATCTAGTCCATGCTTCACTCCCAGTGAAAGGAACACACATATCATGATCACCGCTGCCACAAAAAATCGAGCAGGAATGCATATCAGTTATAACATTCAAATTTCATTTACTTCTCCCATTTTAGCGCAATCAAAGCGAACATTGTAGCGAAGGTGAAAAgaaagctttagagaatttTCGACAGGCATGACTTTAATAGATGACATTGTAATTGGAGATTACCTATATATAAGTGCCCGATAACCCTTTGCAGTGAGGTTCTTGTGGTACTTGATCATACTTCCAGAATCGTGATAACATTCAATTCTGCTTGTGCATAATTCCCATGAAAAATCCTACATAGTGCAAAAAGGATTTCAAAAAGCTACAATGCTTCTCGGAGCCAGCAGGACTAGACATTGACAAACTTTCGTTTCTGGTTTAAAACATTAACTTTGATAAACCTTACCGTTTCTGCATGGATTGCCTTCCTAACAGTTTCGTTGTTCAACCATTCAGTAGCAACCTCATCATTCTGCAGGAGACATATCAAATCTAAGGCTTCTTGTACACGAGAATAATATTCTAGTATCGAAGTTGAACAATCTTTCTTTTAGCCTTTTCGGGGAAGTATACTTACTATCGAATCAAGAAATTAATGGCTGACAATGGGAAAGGGGATCAAAAGATGAAAATTGTAACAGACTAAGCAACTTACAATACACGGAACACTTTCACTATCCATCAGCTCCGGCCAAGTTGGAACAATACCATCCCTCACAGGAGCTCTAAGAGGCCAGGCACGACCAAACATTCTTTTTCTGACAGCAAGTGGCCTTTCAGTCTCACCCAACCGTCGAAAGCTAGATGACATTGTAATTGCAGATTTACCTATATATAAGTGCCCGATAACCCTTTGCAGTGAGGTTCTTGTGGTACTTGATCATACTTCCAGAATCATGATAAAATTCGATTCTGCTTGTGCATAATTCCCATGAAAAATCCTACATAGTGCAAAAAGGATTTCAAAAAGCTACAATGCTTCTGCAGTCGCATCCCCTTGATGGGAGATTTTAAATGCTTCTGGTTGCTTAACTGTGTGTACACCAGTCAATGCCTCGGGAGATGATGATAAGGAACACTTAATCGTATCTTGATGCATATGTTGCTCTGCACAATTGAATGGTTGGGGCAGAGTTTCTTCTAGAATTTCATAACCCTGAAAGCATAAAACCCATTTTCAAACCGCATGTTATTCGAAAATTAGTTcaagaaaaacaatgttgaaCCAATAAAACATATCTTGAATTGCTAAGTAGCTTGTTAGAAAAGAGTGTAACAAGGAATAAGCTCAAACTTTTGAAACcagtcaaacaaacaaaaatctcAGAGATTGCTCAGAACATCCAATGTAAAAATGGATTCCATTAACCTCAAATCTTACTAAAAGATTCAATAACATAGAATACCTAAGAAATTAAACCATGTTAGTTGTGTACCACTGAAAATGAGTAGATCTATACCTCAAGATGGGATTTTGAAATCTCTCCAAGCCGATGGTGGAAGGCTCTCCTTAAATGCATATGCCCACCACCTTCATATTTCAACTTGTCGTCATTCTCTACTGCATCAACTTTCATGGTGACACGAAGATCCGGCTTCATATTATTGGTTATCCCATCCTTAACAAGCACTTTCGTAATCTCAACAACCTTAGGTAAAACAAACTTCAACTGAGCCAAGTGACTAATTCTAAACCTCTTAAAAAACCAGATGAAGaaataaaatcaatcacttttTATGCCTAATTTATTTCTTCAGCAACCAACCAAACCAAataacaaattaaaaagaaacctTTCTCAATACCTATCAGTTAAACACTTGATTTTTGGGCAAAGATTGGTAAAACTTGGCATCAAACCCCTCAACTGCAACAATCGAATCGAAGCATCCAAGCAATTGAAAAACTCACTCAAAATCTCATACCTACAACAACAACGAAAAAAAACCCacacaaaaaagaaatcaatCAAAATCCACCAAAAATGTTAGGAACAAAATACGAAAACATAATAAAGAACCGAAATTCACGAAACCTTACTTTTCCAATAGCTTCTCAGAGGCTCCACATGGGTCTCAATCGGGTTTTCCCCAGACCAAGAATCGATCTTTCATCTCGCAAATTGGATCTGAGCAGCTGGTTGCTTTGGGGGTCTGTTCCCATAAGAACTTATGACGGAACTGTTTTGGCTTCTCAGGGGTTATGGAGCTTATTGAGTCAATTTCTGCAACTCGGAGCTTTGGGTTTAAATGGGGTTTCTccaatttgaaggttagagagaaACAGGGTTAAGCAATCATTTGGGTTTTGGAGGAACTCATTgcgaagaaggagaaagagctTTGGAATTTGGAGTCAATAAAAAAGTTGCCGAttttgagggtgagagagagagcagtGGCTAAATGACCAATTGGGGGCTTTTGGGTATTTTAATAGGGTTCTCTGGTCAAACGGGAAAATTTTCCCGTTGCTTCTCGCGAAATAGATCCGTTGGGCAAATATGTTATCTTCCATATCAAGAGAGCACTGTTATTTGGGATATTGCTAGAGAcactaaatttttaaactaaattttgcaAAATAAATGACGTGGATGTTGAGCGTAAGTGGCcatttaccacagtggtggaaaaCCCTTGCATGACGGTGTGGGTTCAAACCCTGTCAGTAGCTAATATAACATTTACTCTAACAAattctatcgtttgacaaaaaaaaaagacgtgGATGTTCATGATTGGATTATGATTAAGTGTTGATTAGCATGCTTGTTTCTTATTAATAacatatcatttggtttgcacaCCAAATTTTGTTAAGAATTACAATTTATTGGGTAAAAACCTTCCTCCGTCtcccttctttttatttttccaagTCCATGGAGTATCCAATTTTCTTGCTCAATTCTGTCTCTTAATTAAATGCTTAATTCTAGCTACCTTTCTGTGTTAAGAACATAGATGTAGAATGCCATGAGAACGCGTAATGACAAGTTTCATCAAAACGACTACTACAAATTTCTTGGGTGGGATATGAGAATGCTCAAACCCTACAaatgaaaaaaccaaaaatgaaagaaaataaaatgcatCTATTtggctttttgtttcttttatatgATTTGGAGGGCACATTGGTCTTTTAAGCGAGTTTTTGGCTTttgttataaattttttataaaaactgacaattataaaattaaagatcaaattttgaatataaatgaTAAATTCTTTagatttgtattatttttggaaGCGTGATTAATGTTGAGGTTTGATGATATTTTACTGTAGATTTTGAGTCCACTTGATTAGTGTCATTAGTAGCAAAATATTGTTCATTAATGACCAAATTCATATTTGTACTTCTACTAGTTTACCCAACCTTGTTAAGGTTTCATGTGAGACCATGGATGGTAATTTATATGCAAAGACTACTAAGATGACGGTTTTGTTCTTAAATTTCACGTTTCGTAAATGGATAAACTTCCATGTTAATCTAAGTATAATTTCGgattatttcaaaaaaaaaattcagatactttttttcattttgtataaaatatcttcttcaacaaaataaaaagtattgttcaaaatcaaatctagcaaacacacaaaaatcgACATCTAGTTTGTTGGGCCGGTCATGACATGATTGAGATAAAGTCCAACACAATTTATCTTCTAGAAGTCCTTTTATTTCTTACAAAAGAGCATTTATCTCTACATTAAAAGATTATTCCTTTTTAACATCAAAAGTGATCACTTTTGTTTTCGAAGTCCCGACTTTGGAAGgaaatatgtttttcaaatcaCAAAAACAAGTGTTCGAGTCCAAACATAAATCCCATTTAGACATGTGAGCGGAGATGGATATCGTTTTTTAATTGGATTAGAGTTTGAGCACGTTGACCACAACAAGAGATTGTATGCAGTTAGGGAACGTAATTCCTATTTAGTGCAGGATTAGAAAACATGAAACCAaaactctatatatatatacacattcaCCACATCAACAATCCCACCTACCACAATCTTTGCATCCTAATATTTGCTTTGGAGCTTGCAATTTCTCACGAATCATGATGAACAATTCCAATTTAGCTTGAAATTTCTCACCacatcaaccaaaaccctatATATATTCATTCACCACATCAACAATTCCAAATTAGCTTGTGCACAAGCTCTTCTTTTGTGATGGCAGAACATTTGACAGACTGAAATACGAAATGAATCATGTTGACGAGCTTAGGTAGGTCGGAAATCCTCTATTGATCCCTATTTGCATGTGAGATGCTGGAATTTGCTCCTCCATTGCCATCCTCTCCTCATCTTTGAGCTGTAGAAAGATGAATGGATACTTCTAAAAAACATTGTTCATATATTCAAGTCCAAGTAGATGCAAGGAAATGCTACATAAAGCACACCACAATGATTGATACTGCAATTGATTTTCAACAATGTAAAAGTTTCAACTTAAAATGGTTCCAAAAACTTTCATAACCTCAAGGGCAACTAAATACATCTATGTTGAACAAATATGATTCTTCTTcaaactcaaacaaacaaaatacataTGGTTGATATCCAAGGGCGCCATACGACCTTCTTTCTGCTGGATAGTATGGAATGTGGAAAAAAGGGTTGCACAAAAACAATGTTGTGGGCTGGATGAACTTAGTGATATTACAGTACACCACTTAAGCTGAAGTCAATTTCAGAAAGCTTTCGCAGAATAAGTAGACGAAATATTGTCATTGAGTAAATAAAATTTGGCGTTTTGTTTCCTTTATTTGAGTTGGAGGGCACATTGGTCTTTTAAGCAAGTTTTTGgcttttgttataaaaaatttataaaaattgacaactataaatttaaaggttaaattttgaatataaaCGATAAATTTTTCAGCCGAGGACTATATTTGTACTATTTTTGGAAGCGTGATTAATGTTGAGATTTTATGATATATTACTGTAGATTTCGAGTACACTTGATTAGTGTCATTAGTAGCAAAATATTGTTTTTCGATGACCAAATTCATATTTGTACTTCTACTAGTTTACCGAACCTTGTTAATTCTTGATGTGAGACCATGGAT carries:
- the LOC114823261 gene encoding serine carboxypeptidase-like 21 produces the protein MSSSFRRLGETERPLAVRKRMFGRAWPLRAPVRDGIVPTWPELMDSESVPCINDEVATEWLNNETVRKAIHAETDFSWELCTSRIECYHDSGSMIKYHKNLTAKGYRALIYSGDHDMCVPFTGSEAWTRSLGYKIVDEWRPWTSNGQVAGYTQGYENNLTFLTVKGSGHTVPEYKPREAFDLFSRFLAGKPQ